The sequence below is a genomic window from Kitasatospora kifunensis.
TTCAAGGTCGCCGACCTCTCCCTGGCCCCGTTCGGGCGCAAGGAGATCCAGCTGGCCGAGCATGAGATGCCCGGTCTGATGTCGATCCGTGAGGAGTTCGCGGCTTCGCAGCCGCTGGCCGGTGCGCGGATCACCGGTTCGCTGCACATGACGGTGCAGACCGCGGTGCTGATCGAGACGCTCACGGCGCTGGGTGCCGAGGTGCGCTGGTGCTCGTGCAACATCTTCTCGACCCAGGACCACGCGGCCGCCGCCATCGCGGTCGGCCCCGAGGGCACGGTGGAGGCCCCGGCCGGTGTTCCGGTGTTCGCCTGGAAGGGCGAGACGCTGGAGGAGTACTGGTGGTGCACCGAGCAGGCGCTGACCTGGCCGAACGGCCAGACGCCGAACATGATCCTGGACGACGGCGGTGACGCCACCCTGCTGATCCACAAGGGTGTGGAGTTCGAGAAGGCCGGCGCGGCGCCGGACCCGGCCACCGCCGACAACGACGAGTTCCGGATCATCCTGGAGCTGCTCAACCGCACCCTGGCCGAGTCCCCCCGTAAGTGGACCGAGGTCGCGGCCACGATCAAGGGTGTGACGGAGGAGACGACCACGGGTGTGCACCGCCTGTACGAGATGCACCGCGAGGGGCAGCTGCTCTTCCCGGCGATCAACGTCAACGACTCGGTGACGAAGTCGAAGTTCGACAACAAGTACGGTTGCCGGCACTCGCTGATCGATGGGATCAACCGGGCCACCGATGTGCTGATCGGTGGCAAGGTCGCGGTCGTGTGCGGTTACGGCGATGTGGGCAAGGGCTGCGCGGAGTCGCTGCGCGGCCAGGGCGCGCGGGTGATCGTCACGGAGATCGACCCGATCTGCGCGTTGCAGGCGGCGATGGACGGCTACCAGGTCACCACGTTGGACGAGGTGATCTCGATCGGTGACATCTTCATCACCACCACGGGCAACAAGGACATCATCCTGGCCTCGGACATGGTGAGGATGAAGCACCAGGCGATCGTGGGCAACATCGGGCACTTCGACAACGAGCTCGACATGGCGGGTCTGGCGAAGCTGCCGGGGATCGTGAAGACCGAGGTGAAGCCGCAGGTCCACGAGTGGCGTTTCGCGGACGGGCACACGATCATCGTGCTGTCCGAGGGCCGCTTGCTGAACCTGGGCAACGCGACGGGGCACCCGTCGTTCGTGATGTCGAACTCGTTCGCGAACCAGACGATCGCGCAGATCGAGCTGTTCACCAAGACCGAGCAGTACCCGATCGGTGTGTACGTGCTGCCCAAGCACCTGGACGAGAAGGTGGCCCGCCTCCACCTGGACGCGCTGGGCGTCAAGCTCACCGTGCTCTCCCAGGAGCAGGCCGACTACATCGGCGTCCCGGTCGAGGGCCCGTACAAGGCCGAGCAGTACCGCTACTGAGCCGACGGCTCGCCACACCGGGCGGCCGGTGCCCCACCTCCGTGGGAGCACCGGCCGCCCGGCCGTGTTTCCGGCATAGGCTTTCGGGCATGCCCAACGGCCGTTACTCGCTCCACGATCCCCACGACCACGTCCTGCTGGGCGAGGAACGCTTCAGTTGCGCGCCTGGCCCCGCGGGCTGGCGCTACGTCTCCAAGACGTACGCGCCGGACGGCTCCACGCTGAGCACCGTCGACCTCACCCTCGACTCGCGCAGCCGCCCGCTGCGTCTGGAGCTGCGCTCCGGCGGCTGGCAGGTGCGCGGGGGAGCGGTGGACGGGGTGGCCTGGGTGCGCACCGACCCCGCCGACCCGACCGGCGCCTCGGCGACCGAGGGGCACGACCGCGCGCACGCCTTCGCCGGCGATTCGCCCGCCTTCCTGATCGCCACCGCCCGCCTGCTGCGCCTGGCGCCGGGCGCGAGCGCACGGGTGCGGCTGGTCGCGTTCAGCGGCGCGGCGCTGGCACCACGGACCTTCGACCAGGGCTGGAGCCTGCAGGAGACGGAGCAGCACCCGACCGACTCCGGGCCGCTGCTGGTCGAGCGCTACCAGGTGGCCGACCTGGAGACCGGCGAGCAGCGGGAGATCCACTTGGCGGGGGACGTGCTGCTCGCGGCGCCGGGCATCGAGCTGGAGGAGCTGGAGGGCCCGCCGAACGCCTGGCCGAGTTGGGACTGAGCCTTGCCCCGCGCTACCCGGGCAGCGCGAAGCCGCCGCTGTTCGAGGCGGGGGGAGCGGGCGATGCGGGGACCGCGGGCGCGGGCGCAGGCGCGGTGGGGGCGGCCGGCGTCGGTGGCACGGGAGGCGTGAGCGGCGCGGCAACAGCTCGGGCGAGGCCGGGCTGTTGCGGGCCGCCGTACACCGGCGACCCGCTGTACACAGGTGCCGTTGCCCCGCTGGTGGCCCGCAGCCAGTCGCGCCGCTGCCGCTCGGTCAGCACCGCGCCGAGGTACATCGCCGGGTGCAGCCCCGCCGGGACCGCCCAGCCGATCCGCTGGGCCAGGTCGCCGGCCAGCCGCTGAGCCATCCCGAAGGCGACCTCGCCGTCCAACTGATCTGCTCGCCCGAGGAGTTGGCGGATCGCCAGCCACAGTCCCTCGGGTACGGCCGACAGGTCCAGCCGCACCAGCTCCGACCCGAGCGCGTGCATCACCTGCGGCGGCGGCGCGGTCGTCATGCCCTCCGTGCGGCCTGCCGGCACCCGCTCGCGCACCACCAGGGTGCCCGCGAAGACGTCGCCGAGCCGCCGCCCGTCGGCCGAGACCAGCGAACTGATCACGGCGGGCACCCCGGTGAGCATGATGATCTCGAAGACACCGACCAGCGCCCGCACCAGTGCGTGCCTGAAGCTCGCCGGTCCGCCGTCGGTCCGCACCACCCGCAGCCCCAGCGCCGCCTTCCCCAGCGACCGGCCACGCGAAAGCGTCTCCACCAGCACCGGCAGGGCGACCAGGAAGAAGACGAGCAGGCAGATCACCAGCGCCGCCGCGGCCGCCCCGTCCAGATCCGAGAGCGAGGTCATCAGCAGCAGCGTGGTCAGGAAGAACGCGGTGAACTCCACCAGCAGGTCCAGCAGTACGGCCAGGGCCCGGCTCGGTAGCTTCGCCGTCCGCAGTCCGAGGACCACGGCCTCACCCGTCACCAGGTCACTCATCGCAGTTGCCCGTCCCATCCGGTGCCAGGGAAGCGGGCCCGCCGCCCGACCCCCGATCTTCAGTGGCCCAACATACGGGCCTGCCCGGAGCCCGGGAAGGGCCGCCTCGCCCGCCTGCGGCCTCTGGCAAGCTGACCCCCAGCCGTTGACCCCGCGCCGCATCGCCACCTTGGAGTGACCCCGATGGATCTGGACGTCTTCGTAGCCGCCCACCAAGCACAGTGGGCGCGTCTGGAGACCCTCAGCAAGCGGCGTCGACTCAGCGGCGAGGAGGCGGACGAACTGGTCGCCCTCTACCAGCGGGTCACCGGCCAGTTGGCCCGGGTGCAGGCCACCGCGCCCGACCCGGCCCTGGTCGGCCGCCTGACCACGCTGGTCGCCCGGGCTCGCAACGCGGTCACCGGCAGCCGGGTCACCGGCTGGCGCGAGGTCGGCCGCTACTTCGCGGTGGGTTTCCCCGCCGCGCTCTACCGGTCCCGCCGCTGGTGGCTCTCCATCGCCGTGGTCTCACTGCTGGCTGCCGCCCTGATCGCCTGGTGGATAGCGAGCCACCCCGAGGTCAGGGACAGTCTCGCCACACCGAGTGAGCTGCGCGAGATGACCCGCCCCGGGGGTGCTTACGAGGCCTACTACTCGGACCGCCCGGCCAGCTCCTTCGCTGCCCAGGTCTGGACGAACAACGCCTGGATCGCCGCCCAGTGCCTGGTCTTCGGCGTCTTCCTGGGCCTGCCGGTGCTCTACGTGATGGCCCAGAACGTCCTCAACCTCGCGATCGGCATCGGCCTGATGGCGTCCGCCGGGCGCCTCGACCTCTTCCTCGGCCTGCTGCTGCCGCACGGCCTGCTCGAACTCACCGCGGTCTTCGTCGCGGGCGGGATGGGCCTACGCCTGGGTTGGACGGTGATCGACCCCGGCCCGCGCACGCGCGCCGTCGCCCTGGCCGAACAGGGCCGTGCCACCATCGGCATGGCCATGGGCCTGACCGCGGTGCTCTTCGTCAGCGGCCTCCTCGAAGCCTTCGTCACCCCTTCCGGCCTGCCCACTTGGGCCCGGATCGGTATCGGGGTCACGGCCGAGGTGCTCTTCCTGCTCTACGCACTGGTCCTGGGCCGCCGGGCCGCCACTGCCGGTGAGACCGGCGATGTCGCCGCCGTAGACCGTGCGGACCTTCAGCCGGTGGCGGGCTGACCCCTTCTGACCTGGTAGTCTTCTCATCACGCCGCCGGAGCCATTGACACGGATCTGGTCGGCTAGTAGATTCGAACGGTTAGCTCGGACTGGACAACAGACCCGAACGAGCTGTAGTGTCTACGACACGGCAAGCCGAGGTAGAACGTCCACTGGATGTGGCCCGGCAAGCTAAACCCCGAGGCAAAACCAAGAAAAAGTCTTTGATAGGCTTTGCTGGTCAGCCAAAGGAAATCCCCTCAGCGGGATTTCGGAGAAGAAATCGACCGGTAAACGGTGCGAATCGGATCTGATAAGCTGGGAACACGAAAGAACGAAGCGCCCGGAGAGCTTGCGAGAGCGGCTTGAAGGAAGCGTCCGTTCCTTGAGAACTCAACAGCGTGCCAAAAGTCAACGCCAGATATGTTGACATCCCCGGCCTCAGTCGTATGACTGGGGTTGGAGATTCCTTTTGAAGTAAAACACTAGCGAGGACGCAGTGCACGAGGTCACCCTATTCCGGTGGTTGTCGTGCCGCTCAACGCGGGTGTCGACCGGATTACCGGTAAACATTCACGGAGAGTTTGATCCTGGCTCAGGACGAACGCTGGCGGCGTGCTTAACACATGCAAGTCGAACGGTGAAGCCCTTCGGGGTGGATCAGTGGCGAACGGGTGAGTAACACGTGGGCAATCTGCCCTGCACTCTGGGACAAGCCCTGGAAACGGGGTCTAATACCGGATATGACCTTCCTCCGCATGGGGGTTGGTGTAAAGCTCCGGCGGTGCAGGATGAGCCCGCGGCCTATCAGCTTGTTGGTGGGGTAATGGCCTACCAAGGCGACGACGGGTAGCCGGCCTGAGAGGGCGACCGGCCACACTGGGACTGAGACACGGCCCAGACTCCTACGGGAGGCAGCAGTGGGGAATATTGCACAATGGGCGAAAGCCTGATGCAGCGACGCCGCGTGAGGGATGACGGCCTTCGGGTTGTAAACCTCTTTCAGCAGGGAAGAAGCGCAAGTGACGGTACCTGCAGAAGAAGCACCGGCTAACTACGTGCCAGCAGCCGCGGTAATACGTAGGGTGCGAGCGTTGTCCGGAATTATTGGGCGTAAAGAGCTCGTAGGCGGCCTGTCGCGTCGGATGTGAAAGCCCGGGGCTTAACCCCGGGTCTGCATTCGATACGGGCAGGCTAGAGTGTGGTAGGGGAGATCGGAATTCCTGGTGTAGCGGTGAAATGCGCAGATATCAGGAGGAACACCGGTGGCGAAGGCGGATCTCTGGGCCATTACTGACGCTGAGGAGCGAAAGCGTGGGGAGCGAACAGGATTAGATACCCTGGTAGTCCACGCCGTAAACGTTGGGAACTAGGTGTTGGCGACATTCCACGTCGTCGGTGCCGCAGCTAACGCATTAAGTTCCCCGCCTGGGGAGTACGGCCGCAAGGCTAAAACTCAAAGGAATTGACGGGGGCCCGCACAAGCAGCGGAGCATGTGGCTTAATTCGACGCAACGCGAAGAACCTTACCAAGGCTTGACATATACCGGAAACGCTCAGAGATGGGCGCCCCCTTGTGGTCGGTATACAGGTGGTGCATGGTTGTCGTCAGCTCGTGTCGTGAGATGTTGGGTTAAGTCCCGCAACGAGCGCAACCCTTGTTCTGTGTTGCCAGCATGCCTTTCGGGGTGATGGGGACTCACAGGAGACTGCCGGGGTCAACTCGGAGGAAGGTGGGGACGACGTCAAATCATCATGCCCCTTATGTCTTGGGCTGCACACGTGCTACAATGGTCGGTACAAAGGGCTGCGATACCGTGAGGTGGAGCGAATCCCAAAAAGCCGGCCTCAGTTCGGATTGGGGTCTGCAACTCGACCCCATGAAGTTGGAGTTGCTAGTAATCGCAGATCAGCATGCTGCGGTGAATACGTTCCCGGGCCTTGTACACACCGCCCGTCACGTCACGAAAGTCGGTAACACCCGAAGCCGGTGGCCTAACCCTTGGGAGGGAGCCGTCGAAGGTGGGACCAGCGATTGGGACGAAGTCGTAACAAGGTAGCCGTACCGGAAGGTGCGGCTGGATCACCTCCTTTCTAAGGAGCACATAGCCGGTTGCGAGCGAATGTCTCGCACGGTTGCTCATGGGTGGAACGTTGACTATTCGGCACACACGGTTGGTTGTTTCCTAGTACTGCTTCGGCGTGGAACGGTTTCGGGTGATCGGGTGTGTCGGGCACGTTGTTGGGTCCTGAGGGAACGAGTAATCGTTGTCTCAGTGCCGGTCCCATGCTTGTTCAGGTGGGTGTCTGGTCGTTGTTTGAGAACTGCACAGTGGACGCGAGCATCTGTGGCCAAGTTTTTAAGGGCGCACGGTGGATGCCTTGGCACTAGGAACCGATGAAGGACGTGGGAGGCCGCGATAGGCCCCGGGGAGCTGTCAACCGAGCTTTGATCCGGGGGTGTCCGAATGGGGAAACCCGGCAGTCGTCATGGGCTGTCACCCATACCTGAACACATAGGGTATGTGGAGGGAACGCGGGGAAGTGAAACATCTCAGTACCCGCAGGAAGAGAAAACAACCGTGATTCCGGGAGTAGTGGCGAGCGAAACCGGATGAGGCTAAACCGTTGTGGTGTGAGACCCGGCAGGGGTTGCCACTTCGGGGTCGTGGGAAAGTTCTTCAGTCGTCTGCCGGCGGCTGGGTGAGTCAGAAACCGTATGGGTAGTCGAAGGACATGCGAAAGGTCCGGCGTAGAGGGTAAGACCCCCGTAGACGAAACTTGTACGGCTCACTTGAGCTTATCCCAAGTAGCACGGAGCCCGAGAAATTCCGTGTGAATCTGGCGGGACCACCCGCTAAGCCTAAATATTCCCTAGTGACCGATAGCGGATAGTACCGTGAGGGAATGGTGAAAAGTACCGCGGGAGCGGAGTGAAATAGTACCTGAAACCGTGTGCCTACAAGCCGTGGGAGCGTCGTTGCACTTTCGGGTGCAGCCGTGACTGCGTGCCTTTTGAAGAATGAGCCTGCGAGTTTGCGGTGTGTAGCGAGGTTAACCCGTGTGGGGTAGCCGTAGCGAAAGCGAGTCCGAATAGGGCGTTTGAGTTGCATGCCCAAGACCCGAAGCGGAGTGATCTAGCCATGGGCAGGTTGAAGCGCGGGTAAGACCGCGTGGAGGACCGAACCCACCAGGGTTGAAAACCTGGGGGATGACCTGTGGTTAGGGGTGAAAGGCCAATCAAACTCCGTGATAGCTGGTTCTCCCCGAAATGCATTTAGGTGCAGCGTCACGTGTTTCTTGCCGGAGGTAGAGCACTGGATAGGCGATGGGCCTTACCGGGTTACTGACCTTAGCCAAACTCCGAATGCCGGTAAGTGAGAGCGTGGCAGTGAGACTGTGGGGGATAAGCTCCATGGTCGAGAGGGAAACAGCCCAGAACACCGACTAAGGTCCCTAAGCGTGTGCTAAGTGGGAAAGGATGTGGAGTCGCAGAGACAACCAGGAGGTTGGCTTAGAAGCAGCCACCCTTGAAAGAGTGCGTAATAGCTCACTGGTCAAGTGATTCCGCGCCGACAATGTAGCGGGGCTCAAGCACACCACCGAAGTCGTGTCATTGCAGCTATAGGGCCAACGCCTGCTGTGATGGGTAGGGGAGCGTCGTGTGCCGGGTGAAGCGGCCGAGGAATCGAGTCGTGGACGGTATACGAGTGAGAATGCAGGCATGAGTAGCGATACAAGAGTGGGAAACTCTTGCGCCGATTGACCAAGGGTTCCTGGGTCAAGCTGATCTGCCCAGGGTAAGTCGGGACCTAAGGCGAGGCCGACAGGCGTAGTCGATGGACAACGGGTTGATATTCCCGTACCCGCTTTGAAGCGCCAACGCTGAACCTCTGAATGCTAAAGCCGTGAAGCCGGCCTGGAGTCTTCGGACAAAGGGACGTGGTGGAGCCGCTGACCCAACAGGGTAGTAGGTGAGCGATGGGGTGACGCAGGAAGGTAGTCCAGCCCGGGCGGTGGTTGTCCCGGGGTAAGGGTGTAGGCCGAGTGATAGGCAAATCCGTCACTCGTTAAGGCTGAGACCTGATGCCGAGCCGATTGTGGTGAAGTGGATGATCCTATGCTGTCGAGAAAAGCCTCTAGCGAGTTTCATGGCGGCCCGTACCCCAAACCGACTCAGGTGGTCAGGTAGAGAATACCGAGGCGTTCGGGTGAACTATGGTTAAGGAACTCGGCAAAATGCCCCCGTAACTTCGGGAGAAGGGGGGCCATTCCTGGTGATGAGACTTGCTCTCTGAGCTGGGGGTGGCCGCAGAGACCAGCGAGAAGCGACTGTTTACTAAAAACACAGGTCCGTGCGAAGCCGTAAGGCGATGTATACGGACTGACGCCTGCCCGGTGCTGGAACGTTAAGGGGACCGGTTAGCTCCACTTCGGTGGGGCGAAGCTGAGAACTTAAGCGCCAGTAAACGGCGGTGGTAACTATAACCATCCTAAGGTAGCGAAATTCCTTGTCGGGTAAGTTCCGACCTGCACGAATGGCGTAACGACTTCTCGACTGTCTCAACCATAGGCCCGGTGAAATTGCATTACGAGTAAAGATGCTCGTTTCGCGCAGCAGGACGGAAAGACCCCGGGACCTTTACTATAGCTTGATATTGGTGTTCGGTTCGGCTTGTGTAGGATAGGTGGGAGACTTTGAAGCCTTGACGCCAGTCTTGGTGGAGTCGTCGTTGAAATACCACTCTGGTCGTGCTGGATGTCTAACCTGGGTCCGTGATCCGGATCAGGGACAGTGTCTGGTGGGTAGTTTAACTGGGGCGGTTGCCTCCTAAAGAGTAACGGAGGCGCCCAAAGGTTCCCTCAGCCTGGTTGGCAATCAGGTGTTGAGTGTAAGTGCACAAGGGAGCTTGACTGTGAGACCGACGGGTCGAGCAGGTGCGAAAGCAGGGACTAGTGATCCGGCGGTGGCTTGTGGAAGCGCCGTCGCTCAACGGATAAAAGGTACCCCGGGGATAACAGGCTGATCTTCCCCAAGAGTCCATATCGACGGGATGGTTTGGCACCTCGATGTCGGCTCGTCGCATCCTGGGGCTGGAGTAGGTCCCAAGGGTTGGGCTGTTCGCCCATTAAAGCGGTACGCGAGCTGGGTTTAGAACGTCGTGAGACAGTTCGGTCCCTATCCGCTGTGCGCGTAGGAATATTGAGAAGGGCTGTCCCTAGTACGAGAGGACCGGGACGGACGAACCTCTGGTGTGCCAGTTGTCCTGCCAAGGGCATGGCTGGTTGGCTACGTTCGGGAGGGATAACCGCTGAAAGCATCTAAGCGGGAAGCCTGCTTCGAGATGAGTATTCCCACCTCCTTGAGAGGGTAAGGCTCCCAGTAGACGACTGGGTTGATAGGCCGGATGTGGAAGCCCTGTAAGGGGTGGAGCTGACCGGTACTAATAGGCCGAGGGCTTGTCCTCAGTTGCTCGCGTCCACTGTGTTGTTCTGAAACAACGACCCCGTTTTGTCCTGGGCCACAGGGCGAGATGGTGCGGTGCACAGTTTCATAGTGTTTCGGTGGTCATAGCGTGAGGGAAACGCCCGGTTACATTCCGAACCCGGAAGCTAAGCCTTACAGCGCCGATGGTACTGCAGGGGGGACCCTGTGGGAGAGTAGGACGCCGCCGAACAATTCTTCTAGAGAAGCCCCCTTCCTTCGGGAAGGGGGCTTCTCTGCGTTCTGGGTCGGTGGCGCAGGCCATTACGATCGAGGCATGGCACGTCCCGGCCCCAAGGCCCACCCCGAACCCCAGCCGCGTCCCGAACCGTTTGGCCTGTCCACCGATCCCTTCGCGATGGAGACCTCGCACGAGGTGGCCGCGATGTACCTGGCGCCGCCCGAGCGGGTGTTGGTGCTGCGAGTCGATGCCGACACGATGCTCCGGCCCAAGCTGCGGGAGGAGCTGCGGGAACGTCAGGGCGACCCGCTGCCGACGACCGTGCAGGCGCTGCTCGGCAGCCTCGACAGCACGACGGAGAAGGTGCTCGGCACGCTGCACCGACGTCGGCGCGGAGTGGAGTTCCGCCGCTTCCTGACGCAGCTGGAGCGGGAGTTGCCGGAGAGCGGCGAGCTGCACCTGATCTGCGACAACTACTTCACCCACAAGTCGCCCACAGTGGTGAACTGGCTGCGTGCCAACCCGAGGGTGACCATGCACTTCGCCCCGAGTGAGGCGGCCTGGTTGGCGCACGTCGAGCGGTGGTTCGCCTATCAGGCGGCCCGGGAGGCGTTCCACGGTGACAAGTCGTCCGCGGCGGCGCTGTCACAGGGGATCACCGCCTGGATGCTGGCGAACGAGAAGGCCGCCGCGGCGCAGGCGGGAGAGGCCGAGGAGGCCGCAGTCGCCACCGCGCACGTGTGGATCAAGCCGCAGCACGACTGAGCGGGGGATTACCGCCACAACCGATTGCCGCTACAGCCGACCGGCGGCCTTGAGCGCGAGGTAGGTGTCGGCGAGAGCCGGCGGCAGGGTGGCCGGCGGGGCGTCGAGAACGGTGGCGCCGTGCCGGGTGAGGCGATCGGCGGTGGCCCGCCGGTCGGCCTGGGTCTGCTCGGCGGCGGCCGCGCCGTAGACGGCGGCGAGCGTGCCCCGACCCGTGGCCAGCTCGGCCAGGCGCGGGTCGGCGACGGCGGCCACCACCACCTCATGGCGCTTGGTGAGCTGGGGCAGCAGTGGCAGCAGGCCGTCCTCGGCTGGGCCCGCGTCCAGACCGGTCAGCAGGACGATCAACGAGCGCCGACCGGCGATGCGCAGCGCGGCCGCCGTCAGTGCCCGCAGATCCGTCTCGACCAGCGCGGGTTCCAGCAGGGCCATCGCGTGGGTGACCGCGGGCAGTACCTCGGTGGCGGAGCGGCCGAGGACCGAGCCGCGCGGGCGCAGGTCGTGGGCGAGCAGGTCGACCCGGTCGCCGGCCTTGGTGGCGAGCGCGGTGAGCAGCAGCGCGGCATCCAGGGCGGCGTCCAGGCGGGGAGCGTCGCCGACCCGGCCGGCCGAGGTGCGGCCGGTGTCCAGGACGATCAGGATGTGCCGGTCGCGTTCGGGGCGCCAGGTGCGGACCGCGACGGTGTTGCGCCGCGCGCTGGCCCGCCAGTCGATCGAGCGCACGTCGTCGCCGGGCAGGTACTCGCGCAGACTGTCGAACTCGGTGCCCTGGCCGCGGGTCAACAGTGAGGTGCGCCCGTCCAGTTCACGCAGTCGGGCCAGTCGTGAGGGCAGGTGCTTGCGGCTGGTGAACGGGGGCAGCGCGCGCAGGGTCCAGGGGACCTGGTGTGAGCCCTGGCGCCCGGCCAGGCCGAGTGGGCCGAGCGAGCGGATCGTCACCCGGTGGGCGCGGTGGTCCCCGCGCCGGGTGGGCTGCAGTGCGGTGCTGACCCGGCGCCGCTCGCCGGGCGGCACGAGCAGGGTGTGCCGGGCGGCGGTCAGCTCGGTGCCGGGCCGGAAGGCGGACGGGGCCCAGGCATCGCGCAGCCGACCCCGTAGTGGGCGGCGGGAGGGATTGGCGACGGTCAGGGCGACCGTGGCCGGCTCGCCGAGCCGCACCGAGGCATCACCCTCGCGGGCCAGCTGCAAGCTGCGGACGGGGGCCGCGAGCAGCAGGTCGGCCAGGACACCGAGCAGCAGGACGCCGCCGACCGCCCCGAGGCCCGCCCAGGAGGGCAGCAGGAGTCCCACGACCAGGCTGCCCAGGGCGGCGAGCAGGGCGGTACGGCCGGTGAGGGCCACGGTGGACTCCTAGAAGCAGCGGGGGATCAGCAGGCGGCGGGGATCAGCGGGGCGCGGGCGTCTGGGCGAGCACGGCCTGGATCACCGAGTCGGCGGTGACGCCCTCCATCTCGGCCTCGGCACGCAGCTGGACGCGGTGTCGCAGGGTGGGCAGGGCCAGCGCCTTCACGTCGTCGGGGGTGACGTAGTCGCGGCCGGCCAGCCAGGCCCAGGCCCGGGAGGTGGCCAGCAGCGCGGTGGCGCCGCGCGGCGAGACACCGAGGGAGAGCGAGGGCGAGGTTCGGGTGGCCCGGCACAGGTCGACGATGTAGGCGAGGACCTCGGGCGAGACGGTGAGCTTCGCGACCTCGGCGCGGGCGGCGGCCAGGTCGGCGGGGCCGGCCACCGGGCGTACGCCGGCGGCGTGCAGGTCACGCGGGTCGAAGCCGGCGGCGTGCCGGCTGAGCACCTGGAACTCCTGGTCGCGGTCGGGCAGCGGCAGGATCAGCTTGAGCAGGAAGCGGTCCAGTTGGGCCTCGGGCAGCGGGTAGGTGCCCTCGTACTCCAGCGGGTTCTGCGTCGCGGCGACCAGGAAGGGAACCGGCAGCGGGCGCGGCTCGCCGTCCACCGTGACCTGGTGCTCCTCCATCGCCTCCAGCAGCGAGGCCTGGGTCTTGGGCGGCGTGCGGTTGATCTCGTCGGCGAGCAGCAGGTTGGTGAAGACCGGCCCGGGCTGGAAGGAGAACTCGGCGGTGCGCGCGTCGTAGACCAGCGAGCCGGTGACGTCGCCGGGCATCAGGTCGGGGGTGAACTGGATCCGCTTGGTCTCCAGGCTGAGCGCGCTGGACAGGGTGCGGATCAGCAGGGTCTTGGCGACGCCGGGGACGCCTTCGAGCAGCACGTGGCCGCCGCAGAGCAGCGCGACCACCAGGCCCGTGACGGCGGGGTCCTGGCCGACCACGGCCTTGCCGATCTCGGCGCGCAGGGCGCCGAGCGCCTGCCGGGGGTCGGGCGCGGCTTCGGCCCGCTCGGGGGCGGTCTGGTCGGTCACGGGTGTCGTACCTGCCTTTCCAGGGCATCGAGGTCGTCGGCGAGACGCAGCAGAGCGGCGTCGTCGGTGGGCGGCGGGCCGTAGAGCAGGCCGGGGAGCTCGCCCGGTGGGCGTCGGTCGCCGAGCCGGTCGCCGAGTGCGGTCAGCAGCGCGGTGGCTGCTGGTTCGCCGGCCGTCAGGGGGACGCCCAGGGCCGGGCCCAGTCGGTGCCTGGCGGCCCGGCGTAGCGCCTCGGCGGCCCGGCCGCGGGCCTTGGCACGGTGGTAGAGCCGGGCCCGGCCCTCGGTGGTCTCGGCCGCCCTGACCACCACGGGCAGCTCCTCGCTGACCACGGGGCCCAGGCGGCGGGCCCGCCAGAGCGCGGCCAGCACGGCGGCGACGGCCAGTTGCACGGCGGCCCAGCGCCAGCCGGCGGGGATCAGGTCGACGAAGCCCTTCTGCTGCTCGGCGGGCGGCAGAGCCTGGTAGTCGGGCAGGTAC
It includes:
- the ahcY gene encoding adenosylhomocysteinase, whose amino-acid sequence is MSSNTTGDFKVADLSLAPFGRKEIQLAEHEMPGLMSIREEFAASQPLAGARITGSLHMTVQTAVLIETLTALGAEVRWCSCNIFSTQDHAAAAIAVGPEGTVEAPAGVPVFAWKGETLEEYWWCTEQALTWPNGQTPNMILDDGGDATLLIHKGVEFEKAGAAPDPATADNDEFRIILELLNRTLAESPRKWTEVAATIKGVTEETTTGVHRLYEMHREGQLLFPAINVNDSVTKSKFDNKYGCRHSLIDGINRATDVLIGGKVAVVCGYGDVGKGCAESLRGQGARVIVTEIDPICALQAAMDGYQVTTLDEVISIGDIFITTTGNKDIILASDMVRMKHQAIVGNIGHFDNELDMAGLAKLPGIVKTEVKPQVHEWRFADGHTIIVLSEGRLLNLGNATGHPSFVMSNSFANQTIAQIELFTKTEQYPIGVYVLPKHLDEKVARLHLDALGVKLTVLSQEQADYIGVPVEGPYKAEQYRY
- a CDS encoding RDD family protein codes for the protein MSDLVTGEAVVLGLRTAKLPSRALAVLLDLLVEFTAFFLTTLLLMTSLSDLDGAAAAALVICLLVFFLVALPVLVETLSRGRSLGKAALGLRVVRTDGGPASFRHALVRALVGVFEIIMLTGVPAVISSLVSADGRRLGDVFAGTLVVRERVPAGRTEGMTTAPPPQVMHALGSELVRLDLSAVPEGLWLAIRQLLGRADQLDGEVAFGMAQRLAGDLAQRIGWAVPAGLHPAMYLGAVLTERQRRDWLRATSGATAPVYSGSPVYGGPQQPGLARAVAAPLTPPVPPTPAAPTAPAPAPAVPASPAPPASNSGGFALPG
- a CDS encoding stage II sporulation protein M, producing the protein MDLDVFVAAHQAQWARLETLSKRRRLSGEEADELVALYQRVTGQLARVQATAPDPALVGRLTTLVARARNAVTGSRVTGWREVGRYFAVGFPAALYRSRRWWLSIAVVSLLAAALIAWWIASHPEVRDSLATPSELREMTRPGGAYEAYYSDRPASSFAAQVWTNNAWIAAQCLVFGVFLGLPVLYVMAQNVLNLAIGIGLMASAGRLDLFLGLLLPHGLLELTAVFVAGGMGLRLGWTVIDPGPRTRAVALAEQGRATIGMAMGLTAVLFVSGLLEAFVTPSGLPTWARIGIGVTAEVLFLLYALVLGRRAATAGETGDVAAVDRADLQPVAG
- a CDS encoding transposase is translated as MARPGPKAHPEPQPRPEPFGLSTDPFAMETSHEVAAMYLAPPERVLVLRVDADTMLRPKLREELRERQGDPLPTTVQALLGSLDSTTEKVLGTLHRRRRGVEFRRFLTQLERELPESGELHLICDNYFTHKSPTVVNWLRANPRVTMHFAPSEAAWLAHVERWFAYQAAREAFHGDKSSAAALSQGITAWMLANEKAAAAQAGEAEEAAVATAHVWIKPQHD
- a CDS encoding DUF58 domain-containing protein, which translates into the protein MALTGRTALLAALGSLVVGLLLPSWAGLGAVGGVLLLGVLADLLLAAPVRSLQLAREGDASVRLGEPATVALTVANPSRRPLRGRLRDAWAPSAFRPGTELTAARHTLLVPPGERRRVSTALQPTRRGDHRAHRVTIRSLGPLGLAGRQGSHQVPWTLRALPPFTSRKHLPSRLARLRELDGRTSLLTRGQGTEFDSLREYLPGDDVRSIDWRASARRNTVAVRTWRPERDRHILIVLDTGRTSAGRVGDAPRLDAALDAALLLTALATKAGDRVDLLAHDLRPRGSVLGRSATEVLPAVTHAMALLEPALVETDLRALTAAALRIAGRRSLIVLLTGLDAGPAEDGLLPLLPQLTKRHEVVVAAVADPRLAELATGRGTLAAVYGAAAAEQTQADRRATADRLTRHGATVLDAPPATLPPALADTYLALKAAGRL
- a CDS encoding AAA family ATPase, yielding MTDQTAPERAEAAPDPRQALGALRAEIGKAVVGQDPAVTGLVVALLCGGHVLLEGVPGVAKTLLIRTLSSALSLETKRIQFTPDLMPGDVTGSLVYDARTAEFSFQPGPVFTNLLLADEINRTPPKTQASLLEAMEEHQVTVDGEPRPLPVPFLVAATQNPLEYEGTYPLPEAQLDRFLLKLILPLPDRDQEFQVLSRHAAGFDPRDLHAAGVRPVAGPADLAAARAEVAKLTVSPEVLAYIVDLCRATRTSPSLSLGVSPRGATALLATSRAWAWLAGRDYVTPDDVKALALPTLRHRVQLRAEAEMEGVTADSVIQAVLAQTPAPR